Below is a window of Neodiprion virginianus isolate iyNeoVirg1 chromosome 4, iyNeoVirg1.1, whole genome shotgun sequence DNA.
AATATACCGTCCACTTTTTAAAAAGGATTAACAGCAACGAGAAACCctttaattacaaaaataatgcAAAGAACAAAATGCAGAAGCATAGAGgatgtatgatatatatatatacaacaaACGTAAATTgacagaaaatgaaataaataaatgataacaAATCAGATAGAAATATTCTTTCCGTTTCTAAAATCCGTCAAGGTGTACAAGAAATGCTATGATCACTGTGGCACCTCCCTCCTTGGTTGCCCATTCTGTCGATTCCAACTGTGGCTCGGAACAATCTTTTCCTGGGCCCATTGTATAGGAACCGGGCCTGACCAGTAGTTGGAATGCAGTGGTTGCGTTCAGTTTTTTATTCGATTGCGTATCAATGTACCTACAATAAATCAACACGGCACGGTGATATCTTTTTCTACGCAGTTGAATTTGCCCGTGACATTCTTGCAAGTAATGCTGTATACTCACGCGTATTTGCTTGCAAATTCCTTGGAAGCGGCGTATTTaatatttggtgaaaaaacAACTTGAGGATTTTGATCATCGCTATTTATAGTCGTAGTTAGATTGCTTGTGTCTAATTGCTCTTTGGTCAGCAGCTCTCCCCTATCCAGTATCCACCTAAAAAGAATTAACAAATTTACATTAGAAATGAGTTGTCGAGAATAACTTTTATCGCATGTCTGAGAGTTGTTgcagttttgaaaatacaagCTTAAAACAAAAACGTTAGAAAATCAGATCACACCCGGCGATATCGTACAGGACTCACAGGCTTTTGATAGATCATTAAAAGTTCTACAGCTGAATGAATAGATTGAGATGTGCTTCTCACCTAACAGCATCTAATCGTGTCCCGTAGAAGGCGACATGCCATTTATCCAGAGTGTTCTGTGGTATTTGGATGGCATTGATGGTTGGCTTTAGTGGAAATCTGACCCATCCAACTGGAAAGGCAAATTCGGAAGGTGGTTCTCCTTTCCTGCATATCACTCCGTCGCCTTCGGCTTTAAAACACGAACTGCAATAGCATGAAATGTCTTCACCAGTAAAAAATTCCTCTGGTAATACGAGGGATTTTTTAAACCTAAGGCAGGCCTTCAGGTACTCGCATTTCTTCGCCGAAGTGATGTGCACCGCTAGTGGACTGGACGGCAGAGATGTGATTGGTAAGGATGAAAATGAAGATGAATTGTGAACAACATGATGAGTTTCGTTATGCGTGTTAGCGACAAATGAATTCGTTACAATATTGTTTTGCGTTTGATTATTACGATTTTGATTTGCGTTACTGTCTTGGGAACTCATCGACACGTTAACTTGGGAACTTGACGAGAGATGGTTTTGAGAGGTTGGTGTAACGCTGTTCTGTGACATACTCAAGGCGTTGTTGGACACGTTATTCTGGTTCGAACTGTTGGAAGCGATGCTTTCATTTATTGCGTTATTGGCATTTGTAGAAGTGATGGCGGTGCTTAAATTAGACATGTGGCTACAGTTTGCGGCGCAtccatttttaatattaatattcgtTGCATTGTTTATTTCTACGTTTGTACATTCGTTAGTAATACTGAGCATATTCGTAACGCCGTTACTTTCAccatcattattttcatcatttgtgagattctcaatattttgaaCACAGTGATTCGGCGCCGCTTTAATTTCATTTGCATTATTCGCATTAACGGCGTTATTCTTTACCTTACTATTTTCTAACTGATTGGTCTTCGCTTCGCTGCTTATTTCTGGACAGGATTCTAAATTATTACTTTCCGAGTTGATGCTGCTCGACATGCCTGGTTTGCTCTGAATCGTGTTAATCCCTAAACCTGAATCATTGTTGCTCTGAGATGAAATCGGGCTGAGTATGTTGACAGCGCTCTCGTTCTCTGCCGGATGAAGATTACTCTGACTTGGAATATTCAACGACAAGTTCGAGGGTGTCGCAGGAAtggcattttctttttcatggCATTCCAAGTCAGCCTTTTCTCTGGAATTCTCTATGTCCTCTATCTCCGTTTCTGGTTGTTCAACGGTTGTTAAGATAGCCATGTTATTTGTATTGTTATTACCATACGACGCTGCCTCTGAAATTGGCCCAATTATGGAAACTTGTTCACATTGGCCGTACAAGTCTATGACAGCGTAAACATAAGGAGGTAAATCTGTAGCTGCGATGCCTTGATCGGAACCATTTATGTATAAGTGCAGTCTTGAGTCTTCGTCTATCAATAAACTTACGATACTTCCTACCTGAAGGTTTTCTAAATTCATTCCATACCTCGTTATTACCTGAAACGGAAAATTGTTCAATCAATCTATGAACAAGAATTGCAAGTTTGATTACGCTCAATTTCGGAATTCTCCTCTTACTTTCACACCGTTATGCGATATCCAATCGCCACACATGATCCAGGAATGTTTTTTGAAGCCTAGAGCAGTTAATGGAAAACTGACTTTGTCTGGAGAGATGCAAGTCACTCCGCATAGCATGCCCGATACCCAGcgatcattcaatttttccacTCTCACTTGAAACGGTTTTCCTTTGACTAGCGGGCGATGAGACATTACTACACCTAAATATTAACAAGACAATGATTGATTAACAGTCGATTAACGGAGTTGATCGAAGTTTGCCTATCAATACGAGTAATAGATCTATCTTGTTTAATCTTACCTTGATTATAGCTGGCGACTCTTCGagctgtagtttttttttcaagttcaatATTTCTTCCACGATTTTCGTGGAACTCATAATTCCAATCCGAATCACCGGTGGACGTGGTAATCGGCTGTGTCGGCGTGAGTACCATTTCGTTCAATAGCTTTCCCTCCGAAACGTCTATCGAGGTATCCATCCCGGCATCACTATTTGAATACATTGAACAAGTGATAGGTGAAATGTCTACTTGCATGAAACAAATACTTCGATATCAACCAGATTTGAGAACACTCTGACTATAGGACAATTTCGGTGAAGATATATTTGTCTACTCACTTTCTCATAATTGGTGGCATTGGATCCAAGAGTAATTCTAAGGAGTCTTGTAGTCTGAGGCTAGCATTTGGCGATATGATTATGTTTTGCTGTTTACTACTTGTTGCACAGACGGCAAGAGTACTGCCAAATAATTCTATGACGACATACACTGCCTCGGGAATATTTGTAGCAGCTACTCCCATATCTTCGCCATTTATATAAAACTTCAAGTTTCCATCATGCGTTCGTTTCACACCAATTTTATCACCAGATCGAAGCCAGTCCAGACTCGGACAGTAATTTGAAGACAAAACGTATCCCTTGTGTCGAACTTGGTTCcctttaataataattagagCAATTTAAATGTAGTATTGAATTTCATCAAGATTTCCTACAAGTTTCCTATACTCACCGATTAAATACCAAGAATCCTCTGGTATAGAAGTCATGCCAGGAACTAAGTTCATCGAAGTAAACCAATTCCCATTGTTGTTGGTCATTACACCGATTCTCAACGAGCCGCACCACTCTTGAGCAACTTCTTggattgaaatttcgaaaatttcattactttcCAAGGGACATTCGCTGAGCAATATTGCATTACAATATTCTCGGCAACGAGCAGCGACAGTTCGATCTGAATTCAGCTGAATATTTGCACCGACAGACTCGTGAAATTTGTGAATTATCTCGACCTGGGCTTGGGGTTGAATTACCGAGGTAGGCTGCTGGCTCGTACTATTCTCGGATGGTAAATATTGCTGTGTCGCCGTGTCTCTGCGCTCAGGCAAGACGATAGTTacctaaaaaatttttactgatgttagaaaataaatttcacgtaCAACATTACAATTGTAAAACTTATCTTAGAATATTTAGATTACTTACTTGCGCACATCGACCATAGAGATCAATAACGGGATATACATGTAGTGGTAGTCCAGTGCATGCGATTCCCTGATCTACTCCATCCAAGTAATAGCGTAAGCTCGTATCGGCATGCCTCATTATACCGATACGATTTCCTTCTACGAGTGTATCTAAGTTGCAAGCATAATTATTGCGCAATGTTACACCGTCTCGCATTACGTTCGGACCGGATAACATCCACGTATCGTGATCTATGTCTGTCATTGTTGAGGGAAATTCAAGTTCATCTGGTCTTATTGCTGTTACACCTGTAAATTTGTCAATTAAATCATAACGTCAACAGATATTTATTGAGGATGCGTAAAGAATTCATGAAGAGTTACAGGAAGCTTCTTATGGGTGCAAGTTTTAGTCAAAATCGTGAATCCGTTTTGCATACCTGCTTCAATCGCACCTGACCATCGATCAACCATTTTATCAATAGAGACTTCGAACATTTCACCATCGCGTAACGCCCTATTGGCAATAACAATTGCTTCGTTAAACTCTCCTAAAGCACGAGGCCTAGCAGCTGTCAAGCCATTGTTCATTATTCGTGCATTTTTTCCATGTATATGATGAAATCGTAAATCACTGTTAGAAGATCAATTATTAGTCACTAAAGTAATAAATGCAAATAGTGAGTCCAAAAACTTTGGTACAGTTTTGTTTACAATGTATGTGTGAAATGTAAACTTAAATTTACTTATAAGCATTTCTGTAGATGACAATAGGTGCCTGCAATTAGGTAATATGGTTGCTTGAACAAACCTGTATAACGTTGTGTTGCTAAAGCTGGAATTATTTGTTGTCGGGCTATAAAAATCTGTGCCATCGACTATGGTTGCTTGAGCTGCCTGCCCATATAAATCGATAACCCCGTAAACTCTTTCTGGCACTCCTGTGGCAGCTGTGCCAAGATCAGCTCCATTTATATAAAAGTGTAACAAACCATCGTCGTTTCTCATTACCCCGACACGATCGCCGACTTGTAACTGATCCAGATTTTGTCCATATTTATCTATGATCGTTGTGCCATTATGCATCACGCCTTGTCCCGTCATCATCCATGTACCAGACCTGAAAGTAACGATTTTGTACcatcaaatgaaatttgtatatttgatTTAAAA
It encodes the following:
- the LOC124302730 gene encoding neuralized-like protein 4 isoform X2 — translated: MVSWSGSIEIGVTSCDPESMELPACANKLRLGSWIMSGSGIIRDGQPIVELYGTDLETLEEGDFLGVMRTSNSELVFYVNGMSQGVAATNIPSRVFAVIDMYGNCVQVSVSQPRPTLSITDVTNETEINNDHALAQTSNSSTTNLVTNLNVNVNVNINLPKNPSAAAIREDRLRFHERVGTLIKLSNNARTAERRRPLDEFNNGVVMTHRALRDNELFEIRIDRLVDKWSGSIEVGVTTHSPTALEFPATMTNMRSGTTMMSGCGILTNGKGTQREYGEFNLDELREGDRVGMIRRSNGNLHYLINGLDQGIAAKVPSGIWGVIDLYGMTVKVTIVDRDEREEQNLVTRRNTLHLQGLNGEEMIDDDAIDRLMFHVCCGTHADVINNGRTAHRPNALDDFNNGVVLTSRPLRPNELFEVKLDKIVTKWAGSIEIGVTTHSPTELEFPFTMTNVRSGTWMMTGQGVMHNGTTIIDKYGQNLDQLQVGDRVGVMRNDDGLLHFYINGADLGTAATGVPERVYGVIDLYGQAAQATIVDGTDFYSPTTNNSSFSNTTLYSDLRFHHIHGKNARIMNNGLTAARPRALGEFNEAIVIANRALRDGEMFEVSIDKMVDRWSGAIEAGVTAIRPDELEFPSTMTDIDHDTWMLSGPNVMRDGVTLRNNYACNLDTLVEGNRIGIMRHADTSLRYYLDGVDQGIACTGLPLHVYPVIDLYGRCAQVTIVLPERRDTATQQYLPSENSTSQQPTSVIQPQAQVEIIHKFHESVGANIQLNSDRTVAARCREYCNAILLSECPLESNEIFEISIQEVAQEWCGSLRIGVMTNNNGNWFTSMNLVPGMTSIPEDSWYLIGNQVRHKGYVLSSNYCPSLDWLRSGDKIGVKRTHDGNLKFYINGEDMGVAATNIPEAVYVVIELFGSTLAVCATSSKQQNIIISPNASLRLQDSLELLLDPMPPIMRNDAGMDTSIDVSEGKLLNEMVLTPTQPITTSTGDSDWNYEFHENRGRNIELEKKTTARRVASYNQGVVMSHRPLVKGKPFQVRVEKLNDRWVSGMLCGVTCISPDKVSFPLTALGFKKHSWIMCGDWISHNGVKVITRYGMNLENLQVGSIVSLLIDEDSRLHLYINGSDQGIAATDLPPYVYAVIDLYGQCEQVSIIGPISEAASYGNNNTNNMAILTTVEQPETEIEDIENSREKADLECHEKENAIPATPSNLSLNIPSQSNLHPAENESAVNILSPISSQSNNDSGLGINTIQSKPGMSSSINSESNNLESCPEISSEAKTNQLENSKVKNNAVNANNANEIKAAPNHCVQNIENLTNDENNDGESNGVTNMLSITNECTNVEINNATNINIKNGCAANCSHMSNLSTAITSTNANNAINESIASNSSNQNNVSNNALSMSQNSVTPTSQNHLSSSSQVNVSMSSQDSNANQNRNNQTQNNIVTNSFVANTHNETHHVVHNSSSFSSLPITSLPSSPLAVHITSAKKCEYLKACLRFKKSLVLPEEFFTGEDISCYCSSCFKAEGDGVICRKGEPPSEFAFPVGWVRFPLKPTINAIQIPQNTLDKWHVAFYGTRLDAVRWILDRGELLTKEQLDTSNLTTTINSDDQNPQVVFSPNIKYAASKEFASKYAYIDTQSNKKLNATTAFQLLVRPGSYTMGPGKDCSEPQLESTEWATKEGGATVIIAFLVHLDGF
- the LOC124302730 gene encoding neuralized-like protein 4 isoform X1, with product MAVMFHQRCGERVNLINDNCTAVRNFSVYNYGLVLSSEPLKDDELFEVRIDKKMVSWSGSIEIGVTSCDPESMELPACANKLRLGSWIMSGSGIIRDGQPIVELYGTDLETLEEGDFLGVMRTSNSELVFYVNGMSQGVAATNIPSRVFAVIDMYGNCVQVSVSQPRPTLSITDVTNETEINNDHALAQTSNSSTTNLVTNLNVNVNVNINLPKNPSAAAIREDRLRFHERVGTLIKLSNNARTAERRRPLDEFNNGVVMTHRALRDNELFEIRIDRLVDKWSGSIEVGVTTHSPTALEFPATMTNMRSGTTMMSGCGILTNGKGTQREYGEFNLDELREGDRVGMIRRSNGNLHYLINGLDQGIAAKVPSGIWGVIDLYGMTVKVTIVDRDEREEQNLVTRRNTLHLQGLNGEEMIDDDAIDRLMFHVCCGTHADVINNGRTAHRPNALDDFNNGVVLTSRPLRPNELFEVKLDKIVTKWAGSIEIGVTTHSPTELEFPFTMTNVRSGTWMMTGQGVMHNGTTIIDKYGQNLDQLQVGDRVGVMRNDDGLLHFYINGADLGTAATGVPERVYGVIDLYGQAAQATIVDGTDFYSPTTNNSSFSNTTLYSDLRFHHIHGKNARIMNNGLTAARPRALGEFNEAIVIANRALRDGEMFEVSIDKMVDRWSGAIEAGVTAIRPDELEFPSTMTDIDHDTWMLSGPNVMRDGVTLRNNYACNLDTLVEGNRIGIMRHADTSLRYYLDGVDQGIACTGLPLHVYPVIDLYGRCAQVTIVLPERRDTATQQYLPSENSTSQQPTSVIQPQAQVEIIHKFHESVGANIQLNSDRTVAARCREYCNAILLSECPLESNEIFEISIQEVAQEWCGSLRIGVMTNNNGNWFTSMNLVPGMTSIPEDSWYLIGNQVRHKGYVLSSNYCPSLDWLRSGDKIGVKRTHDGNLKFYINGEDMGVAATNIPEAVYVVIELFGSTLAVCATSSKQQNIIISPNASLRLQDSLELLLDPMPPIMRNDAGMDTSIDVSEGKLLNEMVLTPTQPITTSTGDSDWNYEFHENRGRNIELEKKTTARRVASYNQGVVMSHRPLVKGKPFQVRVEKLNDRWVSGMLCGVTCISPDKVSFPLTALGFKKHSWIMCGDWISHNGVKVITRYGMNLENLQVGSIVSLLIDEDSRLHLYINGSDQGIAATDLPPYVYAVIDLYGQCEQVSIIGPISEAASYGNNNTNNMAILTTVEQPETEIEDIENSREKADLECHEKENAIPATPSNLSLNIPSQSNLHPAENESAVNILSPISSQSNNDSGLGINTIQSKPGMSSSINSESNNLESCPEISSEAKTNQLENSKVKNNAVNANNANEIKAAPNHCVQNIENLTNDENNDGESNGVTNMLSITNECTNVEINNATNINIKNGCAANCSHMSNLSTAITSTNANNAINESIASNSSNQNNVSNNALSMSQNSVTPTSQNHLSSSSQVNVSMSSQDSNANQNRNNQTQNNIVTNSFVANTHNETHHVVHNSSSFSSLPITSLPSSPLAVHITSAKKCEYLKACLRFKKSLVLPEEFFTGEDISCYCSSCFKAEGDGVICRKGEPPSEFAFPVGWVRFPLKPTINAIQIPQNTLDKWHVAFYGTRLDAVRWILDRGELLTKEQLDTSNLTTTINSDDQNPQVVFSPNIKYAASKEFASKYAYIDTQSNKKLNATTAFQLLVRPGSYTMGPGKDCSEPQLESTEWATKEGGATVIIAFLVHLDGF